One Dermacentor silvarum isolate Dsil-2018 chromosome 10, BIME_Dsil_1.4, whole genome shotgun sequence genomic window carries:
- the LOC119431598 gene encoding tigger transposable element-derived protein 4-like: MTMAIFENWLQEEDARLSKQGRKVVFIVDNCPAHGKVEGVKSITLEFLPANATAVIQPMDQGVIQNIKVLYRSQLLHRMLLCTDNGKSYNTDLLLAIHILVHAWEQVEETTLQRCFHHAGFEAQEQMLHEEEIPADANADGIFSQVVSSAPFTQQEYEAIDENLSTCREESLEELTAEAQGEDQPSSSDECDDLIPSAVVPDSAAKGAVELLQRYFEREGCPEFLASLSSRGTSSMPSKPQLIAFSLSM; encoded by the coding sequence ATGACTATGGCAATTTTTGAAAACTGGCTACAGGAGGAAGATGCAAGACTTTCCAAGCAAGGCAGGAAGGTTGTCTTTATCGTGGATAATTGCCCTGCTCATGGCAAGGTGGAAGGAGTGAAGTCCATCACTCTTGAATTCTTGCCAGCCAATGCAACAGCTGTGATCCAGCCAATGGATCAAGGCGTAATACAGAACATCAAAGTTCTTTACCGTAGCCAGCTGCTTCACCGAATGCTACTTTGCACAGACAATGGAAAGAGCTACAACACAGATTTGTTGTTGGCCATCCACATTCTGGTCCATGCCTGGGAACAAGTGGAGGAAACCACACTACAGAGGTGCTTCCACCATGCAGGCTTTGAAGCACAAGAACAAATGCTTCATGAAGAGGAAATCCCTGCCGACGCCAATGCTGATGGCATATTCAGTCAGGTAGTGTCCTCTGCCCCTTTTACGCAGCAGGAGTACGAGGCAATTGATGAGAATTTGAGCACCTGTCGCGAGGAGAGCCTTGAGGAACTGACTGCTGAAGCACAAGGCGAAGATCAACCCTCCTCCAGTGACGAGTGCGATGACCTTATTCCGAGTGCAGTGGTGCCAGACAGTGCAGCTAAAGGAGCAGTCGAACTTTTGCAGCGCTATTTTGAGCGTGAAGGTTGTCCCGAATTTCTGGCAAGCCTGTCAAGCAGGGGCACCTCAAGCATGCCAAGCAAACCACAATTGATTGCTTTTTCCCTGTCCATGTAG